The proteins below come from a single Hemiscyllium ocellatum isolate sHemOce1 chromosome 24, sHemOce1.pat.X.cur, whole genome shotgun sequence genomic window:
- the LOC132827430 gene encoding glutathione S-transferase theta-3-like, with protein MGLELYLDLHSQPCRAVYIFTKKNNIVFEFKQVDLFAGQQYSEDFGKVNPLRLVPALKDGDFTMGESVAILKYLACKYKTPDHWYPADLQRRARVDEYLAWQHMTIRYQGSRIYVFRGLLPVLTGQPVPKDRMDEAVQDLQTAIQIFEDTFLQDRPYIAGQEVSLADLVALVALMQPVGTGLDPLEGRPKLMEWRERVTCDVGKELFHEAHEKLMKEKELFKLIDPKSPRMQQLAKNLQKVYK; from the exons ATGGGCCTGGAGCTGTACTTGGATTTGCACTCACAGCCCTGCCGAGCTGTCTACATTTTCACCAAGAAGAATAACATTGTGTTTGAGTTTAAGCAGGTCGATCTGTTTGCAG GTCAGCAGTACAGTGAGGACTTTGGCAAAGTGAATCCCCTCAGACTGGTGCCAGCGCTCAAGGATGGAGACTTCACCATGGGAGAGAG TGTGGCGATTCTCAAATACCTGGCGTGTAAATACAAGACACCCGACCACTGGTACCCGGCTGATCTCCAGAGGCGTGCCCGAGTGGATGAGTATCTGGCCTGGCAGCACATGACCATTCGATATCAGGGAAGCAGGATTTATGTGTTCAGG GGCCTGTTGCCAGTTTTAACTGGGCAGCCAGTGCCCAAGGACAGAATGGACGAGGCTGTACAGGATCTGCAAACAGCCATCCAGATCTTTGAGGACACCTTCCTGCAGGACAGGCCGTACATCGCAGGACAGGAAGTGTCCCTGGCTGACCTGGTCGCTCTCGTCGCTCTGATGCAG CCTGTGGGAACAGGACTCGATCCTCTGGAAGGTCGCCCGAAGCTCATGGAATGGCGTGAGCGAGTCACGTGTGAcgtggggaaggagctgttccatgAGGCCCACGAGAAGCTGATGAAGGAGAAGGAATTGTTCAAACTTATTGACCCAAAATCTCCTCGGATGCAGCAGCTTGCAAAAAACCTGCAGAAAGTCTACAAATGA